AGATgaaattaagaaaaatgataatCATATGTACGATAatcattttaattataatattatctcATCAAGAATTcagaaaaatgaaaaaacaaattcatatattttaaactctaatgaagaaatatattcaaCATTAATAgataattcatataatataataactaatattatgaatagtaattctaataatgataatatatataatatcataaCGCCAAATATTGATGAACATAAATTGAACtctaaatatatttttctccatcattcaaatattaatatggattattggaaatatataaatataaaatactggtatgattatgatattattttgtatttctttttaaatcttttaaaaaattgtaaCAATGGTCACCTATTTGAGAATATcatactttttatatataaggaATATGAAcgaatatataaaaaaaggtTTGTTGAAAATGATACGAGTAGTAACcaattaaataataaggatattatgaatgatacaaataatatgaatgatacaaataatatgaatgatacaaataatatgaataatatgaatgatacaaataatatgaataatatgaataatatgaataatataaataatatgaataatatgaataatataaataatatgaataatataaataatatgaataatatgaataatataaataatatgaataatataaagaattCCATTCATTCAGAAATACCTTACACagattttttaataaacattatttctgaattaaaagaaattcctttaaaatttaaaggAAATTTAAAATGTTCTCAACTTTACAACCTTAATAATGATGTGTATAGagaatttatttatataaacaaattatataatttttcaaagTTACAAAATGTTCCCTATGAACAGAAATTTTTAGAGAGTCTAAATTTTCATTACATACCTAACATTAtggaaataaataatttcctcctaattttaattaatatattaaaacaaaaaggtaataatataatagatAAATCAGCTATGGAAATGATTTTCAACAATATAAATCTTGATTTTAGTAGATATGATACAAATTATGAGGAAGAACATTTAAATCGAAAGATGTCAGtacttttaaaatatattaacgAAAATCTGAAACACCTACTATCACTGCAGGATGAAAATTTTActtatttaataaattctCTTATAGGATTATTAATGCATGATCAAAAGTTTGTAGAAATAATTAAAACTTACGATATtctaattatatattataccCAAAGGGATAAAGAAATAGGagatattattaataacaGGAACAAAAGCaaagaaataaatgaaaCTACTAATGATGGTGACAAGGATTTTATAAATGTCAAAAGTgaatatatgtatgaaaagaaactaaatataaatgacatttttaaagaataacataaaattgttaaaaaattgtataaataatacatatatatatagaggtatttttttttaattttcaacttatatattcattttatattttttaaaatcaATTTAGTAAGTGTTTAAAGATATTGACTTCATTATTCTGTGATGATATAATACCATAATATTAAGAAACAAATACCAAATGCTTAACTTATAAGGCAAagattataatatatcaacatattattattgtagaaaatataattttttagatcaatttaaatattataattgaaaaaaaaaattaaaattgCATACTTATTTGTTATGCCGAAGGTTTAATTAGTTATAgtttaatttatatgtacatataatattgattTGTATTTGtaatttgtatatttgttaatgtatatatatttatatatttgtactTAGTAAGTAAATTTTGTTATTCattacaatattttttctttatttattatcaaaGTTCAAGTTATATACTTGGAACACccataaaaatgaaatatttatttgtgCACTTAATTTGTTGGAAAAATATTTGCagtatttttttgttacaTTTGTTTGATGTCTAATTTGTTATTgatttctattttattatatattttatctttatttttatttgaaatacttaatattttatttatttgtatatttatttatattcctctttatttttttttttttttttcgaaaaaattttttactAATTAATAAGAATCAATTTAATTtgttatttaatatatttcaaatttaattattaagattgcacatttatatataggtATATAAATGCcattaatttattatatatatatatatatatatatatatttgtatttaatATGTGTTAGCAActtgtaatatattagaaaaaaaaaaaaaaaaattaaacatCGTAATACGAATGAAAATGCAGacacttttttttttttNNNNNNNNNNNNNNNNNNNNNNNNNNNNNNNNNNNNNNNNNNNNNNNNNNNNNNNNNNNNNNNNNNNNNNNNNNNNNNNNNNNNNNNNNNNNNNNNNNNNNNNNNNNNNNNNNNNNNNNNNNNNNNNNNNNNNNNNNNNNNNNNNNNNNNNNNNNNNNNNNNNNNNNNNNNNNNNNNNNNNNNNNNNNNNNNNNNNNNNNNNNNNNNNNNNNNNNNNNNNNNNNNNNNNNNNNNNNNNNNNNNNNNNNNNNNNNNNNNNNNNNNNNNNNNtttttttttttttttttttttttggaataaataaaaatttttatcaaCAATTATCAAAtacacttttttttttaatttttaacttttttttattttttattttttgttttatgctatttttttttttttttgtacaCAATATGGGTAATACTGTAAATAAAGAGACAGTTGTTACTAATGAAAATGTAAAGGTTAAAACGATAATACCCcaaaaaaagtataatattttaattttggGCCTGAATGGGTCAGGTAAAACgacattattatatcataattttattccaggttaataataaaataactGAATTATAATATAGCTAACTGATTATtacatttcttttttttttttttttttatagctatattaatttatataatatcatttgtatattattttatgttgAATTGTAATTTTGCACAATTAtttagaatatatatatatatatatatatatatatatatattcactcataaaaagaatattttttattaactgtttcatataataatatttttacattataattcatattcgcatttatatatttttattaaaagaatgGACAAATATAACGTCTTATATGGAGCCCACAATTTCGTATCATTATGAGGAAATTAAATGGATAAATGGAAGACTTGGTTTTTGGGATTTACCTGGAAATCCTTTggttatttttttaatacataatataataatatttatatatacataattttttttttttgttttttttttttattataaattttttatatatgacaCAATATAATTTTACTTTCTTAGATGAGAAATATTTGGCcattaatatatagaaatgTAAAAGTGAACgctattttatatattattaacattatGGATATATCAGATGAATGTATATCGGAAAATAACTCATTAATAAGCCTTTTGTTAAATGATGAATGTTTACAAACCTCATGTATTGTTTTAGTATTTAACACTTTTAATGAGGTACACAGCATACAAGAAAATCTTAAAAATGATATGcttattaaatataaaattgaagatttaataaatcattatGGAAATCGAATACATTATCTTTTCGTTGATTGTAAAAATTGTAAGATGGACAAAGGATGGATACAACTAATGCAACAAATATCCTATTacttttgaaaaaaaaaaaaaataaataatatatatgataaagaacatatatgtttattaatatatattaattaagGTCTTTTGCATTCaatctatatattttatttttattctataaatataaataaatatataactaactaactaaatatatatatatatatatatttttcatttcatatataaaattaacaagactaaacattatataatataaataaaaatataattaaattaaatatttatgaaaaaatatcaaTTTCTgattataagaatatttataatttgttatatttgaaatataatatttcattatatataaaaataaatatataataaaatatataaattttatagaATGTGccttttattatataataaatataatataatattatatatatataatatacattattatatataaattaacgttataaaaatataattatattataatatttatttatttatgtatgtatattttcttaCCTATATACCGAattttataagaaaaaaataatgtacttttaatttgtttgttttttaggaataaataaaaataataattttatagttgcatgaacaaaaaaaataatataatttagtctatatggtatatatataaatatatatatatatataataatatatatatttaatatatataatgtatttatttgagttaaaaaaaaaaaatcatgTTGCAAATGCTcatatattacaaatatagatataaatttaaaaataaaaaaaaaataatatatagttaatattctttttttttctttcgttttgattatttattaatttttttttttctttttttctgttattgtttttaaccactaatatatattgtattatatattattatttatatacgataaaatatatattgtaataaataaaaattgtatatttttttttttttttttttttgaaaaacAAGTTTAAATCTCACCAAAATTAAGGacaattttattatttttattataattttaatttttattttactattacttctttttttttttttcttcacataaagaagaaaaataggaaactaatatatattaatatatataatatatatatcatatactttatatgtataaaaattatatataattgtaacattaatgtatgtatatatatatatatatatataattatatattatacacattattattttttatatttgtattataaaattaatataaaagtacgatatttttaatatgatatgtcaatttatgttttgtaatttttaccaaaataacataaatatatttatgtgatatgttatattttaaagtattttaaacaaaaaatttttattatttattatatattataaacaaatgatgaaaatttttttgtgaAATATTATGACGCTTTCGTctgataaaaatatataaataatatatatatatatatatatatatttatttatttatttatttatttatatattaatatttattatttttttttttttttttttttttttttttttttttttttttttttttttttttttttataaaataaaaaaataaaaaaaaaaaaatataaaaaaaaaaaaatttaataaaattaaaaNNNNNNNNNNNNNNNNNNNNNNNNNNNNNNNNNNNNNNNNNNNNNNNNNNNNNNNNNNNNNNNNNNNNNNNNNNNNNNNNNNNNNNNNNNNNNNNNNNNNNNNNNNNNNNNNNNNNNNNNNNNNNNNNNNNNNNNNNNNNNNNNNNNNNNNNNNNNNNNNNNNNNNNNNNNNNNNNNNNNNNNNNNNNNNNNNNNNNNNNNNNNNNNNNNNNNNNNNNNNNNNNNNNNNNNNNNNNNNNNNNNNNNNNNNNNNNNNNNNNNNNNNNNNNNNNNNNNNNNNNNNNNNNNNNNNNNNNNNNNNNNNNNNNNNNNNNNNNNNNNNNNNNNNNNNNNNNNNNNNNNtttttttttttttttttttttttttttttttttttttttttttttttgtatattttgtcttatataaaaagagagaaataaaataaaaaattaataaaaaaaacgaTTATATGGAtgttcaaaaaaataaacgAAAAAAtagtgataataataattgtaacaaattaaaatatataaataataataccaAGAGTAGTAATACAAcaaattttaaaaagttGAGAGATATTTCAAAAgagaatatattatttttatatgataaaaaagTGGAACATTTAAATAACAGAAAAGACAATTCTAATGATGATGcagaattaaaaaaaaaaaatgagaaaaTAGAAAGAATGAGTAAGTTcaatattaatgaaaatgaaaaaataaagagTAATAAAGATAAACATTCAATAAATATGTCTACCGTGTCAAGTTTTGAAGAggatgaaaataataataaaaaaaatgatattatagTAAGTAGTGAATATGCTCAAGtaagtaaaaataaaaatatgttaataatggataataaagaaaaagaagtGATAGAgcataataaaaataatttgaaCCATATATTTGAAGAAGTTTGTAGCATagacaataataatataaaggaTAACATTCCAATGTTAAATAAAAGATTAAGTGAtccaaataaaaaagaaaatgaaacatataatatccatgaaaataattatgaaaatgtttataatattaatcaatttaataataatataaagatgagacatgttttaaataatgTGAAAAGCTTAAAAAATTGGACagatgataatgatgaagatgaaaaagaaaaagaaatagaCCATTTTGATTTATCGACTGATTCTAGAAATCAAAATAGcaataatatgaatagtaacaattatattaatgatgtaaataaacataaattGATAAATAAAACTAATAGTTTTAAATTTGAAATGGATGAAGATAAGTGCAACAAAATGGATGACGATTTTTCAAAGaggaaaatattaaaaaagagGAGTGTATATAATCATGAAGATAGTGATGGTTCTTttattaaagaaataaatgaCGTCAATTTAGATATAAAGAACGATAATATATGTTGTtcatcttttaaaaaatctaaaaaaaaggaaaatcACGTACGTATAGATAAAAGTAATGTgaatgataatatgaaagAATTACATAGTAATAGTATGGGTTATATAGATATTagaaagaaaagaaaaaaagaattaagtaaagaattaaaaaatatggattGGTTAATTTATACTATTAGATATATGGATTATAGAAGATTACGTAGAAGATTTAGTGGTATTAGAAAACCTATCTctaaaaaaattgttttcattataactatattttgtttaatattaatttcatggaaatattttaatatatcatatgaaaataataagttTAGTTTTAGTTTTGAAATTCAAACAAGtttattgttttttgtTGAAGCTATTTTATTAACAATtggaataataatatttgcAAAATTTCAGACTCGTTTAAGTTTACATTGGCCTATTTATgcttcatatatatttattatatgtgctgtaattttattacttttttttgaaaatgataaattgGATAAAAATTCTCGAGGGgaacatatattaatgttaTATGGTATTGTACAATTAtcattaattattatagtaaagattataatatttagTGGTCCTCTTTTGGCGATATATGGATTTTTTTGTCCGTGTACCGAGCATTGTAGAATattgaaaaagaaaatttcAACAAATAAATTGAATATAACAATAAGTAGATATAACGATTTTGCTGGTATGTGTGGTAATAATGTATGTTGTTTATGCTTATGCGTATATCGTTCGTTTTATCGTCTTGtaaattgtttttataataaattttcgaattttaaatttaaaatgaTAACTGAAACAAATGACGAAGCTCCATTTAGTCATCAGTTAAGATATAAAGGGAAAACAGATATTTATGGAAGACCACATGGATATGGAGAATGGATAGAAGATCATTCTTATGGTGAAAAATTAAGAGGATTTTGGTATCATGGATATCCTGTAGGGCCATTTATATCACAAGAAATTGGTAGTGGTTCATTATTTGTTAATACGAGAGTAGGTTTTGCTGCATGTGTTGGCAAAGATTGGTCTGATGTTAGATATGGTGTAGCATGTACTGAATGTTCTATAAGTggtcatttttttaatgattTTCCACTTactcatttttttaattccaaaattgaaaaaaatgtatacGGTAGATTACCTACTAATAgatatgatattataataaaggatatattaaaagaaaattatgaagatattttatgttatgATTTAAAGTGGTGTTTTAACATGTTAAAAGTAAATAGTGGTACAACTAATGAAACGTGTTCAAATAATTGTATGATATCATTAGATCATGTTACTATGAGTTTAAAGgttcataattataaaagaatCGATACTGcaaaaaggaaaaatgATATCCTTGatgaaattaatattaaattagTACATGTGCcacatgaaaaaaaaaaaactaagAAAATTCATAAAAGGGacaaatttaaaaaattagaagAAAAATGGAAACAAGTagaaaatgatgaaaacgcattatatattaatcaAAATAAAGTTTATACTACTATAAGAAATGTAAATTCCTCTTCCAATAATAGGGAAATGAATGTACCTGTGCAAGAAAATTATCActcatattataaaaataaattttctGATAAATATTTAGATTCGGTGGATGATGATATTTATCTCtacaaaatgaataaaacACTACAACCAACAGAAATACATAAAGCATCGTATTGGTATGAATCAAGTGATAGTAAAAATCAAACCAAACAAAAAGAAGATAAAAGTAGAGATAAAAGTAGGGATAAAAgtaaagataaaaataaagataaaagTAAAGATagaaataaagataaaagTAAAGATAGAAATAAAGATAGAAATAAAGATagaaataaagataaaaacAAAAGTATAAACGATAATATAGAAGCTCCATTTAACAATAGCAATGTTATGATTGATCATCaatatgatgatgattTTACTTGTAATATTCTTGAATTACCAAAAAACGGTTATGAAAATTTTGAgattacaaaaaattatgaattagataatattaatactATTACACATCGAACCAATGTTCATGCAGCGCATGATAAGAACAGTAATAGTTATATGAATCCACTAGAACGtaatgtaataaataataaaaagaatataccaaatagtaataatatgaacGAACCAGGTAATAGGAATAGTTGCTCCTATGTTTCTTATCCATTGTGCATAAATGAATGTAAAGGTAGAAAGGGTAATTCAGTTAATTCAAATGTCGATGAGTTTGTTGTAGATATTAAAGGATACGAAGAAATATACCAACgtaataacaaaaaaaaaaaaacggtattaaataataatattaaaaatacGTATAATAATTACCATCCGAATTCTGGATGTACTAGACAAAATTTTCgtaattatgaaaaatatcTTCCTAATGTTAAAGATGTTTCAAAAAAAGACGCATCAGatatagaagaaaataaagatCAAAATATAGATGATTATTCTATTTTTAGTCAGAATGAATATTCAGCCTTTTTAGAAAATAGGaaggaaaatatttacGATAATATGAATTGTTTATTGTTTGAGAAACAAAATGTTGTGGGAATAAAAAGAGAAGAAAGTTCAGAAAAAAGTtgtgataaaaatatgataatgtGTAACAAAAAGGGTATTATGGATATGCCTAATTCCGAAGATGAAACAGAGATGGATAAGTTAAgtaaacataaaaaagaaaaatcaaaaaataaagagttacttaaaaaaaaaaaattttgtaataaaatgataGAAGAGAATTCTAATATAAACGAAATGTatgaaaattatgatatggataataaggagcattataaatatgatattgataaaaatgattatgAAGCTATACCAATAAGAAaggaaatattaaaaagtatGGAACATGAACATGAACATGAAcataatagtaataataagattgttgaaaataagaatatatttatgtcTGACATATTTAAATCCTTTATAAAATCTGGAGTTCAACgaaatatgaaaaagaattgtaatataatattatctaGTGATGAAATAGATGGTATAAGTTTAAAAAGATCAAATGtgaaaagaagaaaaaatgttataaagAAATCGTCTTATCGACTTTTAGGAAgtttaaaagaaaataatagaCGAAGAAGTAGTGTGTTTGATAAATCTACGAAAAAATTAAGTATgaataaaatgaaaaattctaaaataaaaagctttgttaataaatattcaaaaCAAGGGAAAAAAAGTTCTATATTCATAACTTCtggtaataaaaaatgggATAAATTATTACGTTCGAAAAAGTATAAgaagaattataaaaatgaaagaatAATAGGTACGATAGGTAATAAAATGAGGAATTTGAATGAATCATATGGAAATTTTAATACTCCTACTATATCACCAACCAATATAAAACGAAATAAAACTATAGCACAGGTATTTGCTGAAGAAGATGAATGGGAACAGTTTAGACATCAacataaacaaaaaattgTTATAGATGGATGGCAATCTTTATcattaaaacaaaatttgAATTTTATGCCAGAAGaaattcttatatatatacatggATATAATGTAAAATTAAATCATGGATGTTCTCAATTAGCACACTTAGTATCATTTTCTAAATTACCTGCATATATCCAACCATTTGTTTTTCATTGGGAAGGTGCTATGTGGGGTGCTTTCTCTGCTCTTTCCTATCCTGTTGCAAAGAAACGGACTGAAATGACTATATTAGGAAATTCATTTAGAACATTTATAAAGGAGCTTATAAATTCTGGTATTAAAAATGTTCACATTATTAGTCACTCATGTGGTTCCCGACTTTTCTTTAATGGTTTCCGAAGTTGTGTAGAGGacaatttattttataatgtattaaaaaataaagaatcggaaataaaaaagggTAATAATGTAAAGTCAAAAGGGATGGAACGTTCTACAACAGGAAAGGATGAGTATGTATCggatgatgataatgatgatagTGATCACattaatgataataatatgaatagtAGTAATAAGATGCATTCGAGTAACAACTTAACtaatagtaataaaataaacaatataaatgatatgaataatataaataatattgataatataaacagtagtaacaatataaacaatataaacCATAGTAACTCTATAAACCATAGTAACAATATTGGAAGTAAGGAAAACACAACAAGtaacaaaaataaaggGAATCTTAAAACAAACACTGGTAAAAAGAATAAGAAACAAAAGAAACAAATAATAGTGAAAACGGtgattttattaaatcCTGATTATCCATTAGATACTTTTCTTGAGAAAGATTTTTTCATGTTAAGGTCTCATTGTAATCATATAGTTATGTATGGTGATACAAGAGACCAAGCTTTAACATATTCAGAAACATGGAATAGAGAGAAATGTTTAggaaaaagaatatttaaGTTAAAATTAcctttatataaaattcaTCATTATGAAGATTATctaaatattaatagtgATGGAAATAAGTTTATGAAAAAGCGTTGTAAAGTTGAGCAGTATAAAGTTTGTGATAGTGTTTTATTTCCTATATCTTCATATGCTGATgaggaaaataaaaacaagTTAAAAGACATAGATAATAAAGatcaagaaaaaaagaataaaagagaatcaaaatgtataaataaagcATTTAAAACtgataaaaatgttttaaacTCATATACTCTCGATTTGAATGATGTTGGTGAAGGAGAAGGTGGAGTTTCTTGTGTTTCAGAAGATGTTTcacaaaattatttaaatgaaaattttttaaaaactCTTGAATTTAGTGATACTAGTTTAAAAACATTTAAAtctaaaaaaaagtttCGTTTTTCTACAgcttttaaaaaaattaaaaggaaatggttatttaaaaaacaaagaacaaatatttattttaatgaaaatacATTAAGTAAACGTTATTCATCCATgaaatttaaaaagaaatcttttaaaatgtctaatcaaaaatttaaaaaaaacgATACAGTGTATATATCATTTGATAAATATGCATGGTTAGACATGGATGTCATAGATACTACATTTGTTGAAACAAACGTagattttttaaaacattcCTTTTATCAAGTTAAAAGAGAAATTATTGATGATATCAGAGAAGTGCTTATATCAAATATAAGAGCACATGAAAGAGTAAGTAGACTTGATAGAAGAAGAGGAAATGTTTTTGTATTAAGGGTTGCCCCCGCTGGAGTAGGAAGTCTCCAcagataaaaatatacgactaaatatatgagtatatatatatatatatatatatatatatatatatatgtatatttacatattcatttatttatttattttaaaattataactTGTTTTGTATTGCTTAAGTAATTCTTcctttttgttttttctttttttttttttttttccattttttatattatgtttaatttattattttatataacattaccacaatgttattatatccTTTTTACCCTACGtaattgtttatatatatatatatatatatatatatatatatatatatatatataattttttatattctccttacattttcctttttcttatttttttgttttttcttttttgtttattgTATGCTGACGTTATATGTTCAATTTTTAAGTTTCTTCCACAcatacattatttttaatatgtatatttttattcatttttattttattttaattaaatttatttaatttaattgttttttatttttcttttttttttcttttttttctttctttttttttaataaatgtttcgatattatatataattattctttattttttctttatgataaatagaaaaaaaaaaagaagcataaatgttatatatgtCCGATGTttgatattttaaaaatttattaactTGAAActtaattataaaaataatgtctagtacatatttataataaaaataaatatgtatgattatgaatatcttttattttaccTCTATATGGAAAATAGCTTTCTACATAATATCTTTTATGTAattttagaaaatatattgttacTTTTATGTAGAACCTTTATATGgttgttttattttaatggtgtcaatttttttccttgatatatatatatatatatatatatatattttaatagtATGCTGATTAAAATGGGTgaagtatatatatatgttaacTCATATTATTGAAAAGTTTTATtgttcaaaaaaaataaaaaaaaaagaaatacatattattgataatatatatacatattgtgtgtatacaaaatataaagtaTAAACATATTTGTTGTAATTATcacgaaaaaaaaaaaaaaaaaaaaaaaaaatgtatataataaaaaaatttttaaaatgtatatgattatattttattttaatgtAGGTGGACGTGTAAATCTGATGGGGATGAGACATTATTGTATTGCCTAAAAACATAAGGATATTGAATAGCTGGTACACTTTCTATTAAgtaattttcttttaatttgaACCATAAATCtttaatttcatttataGTAAATGGATGATCCATACCTCTGTAAAAATATCTTGCTTCGTAAGTCATCAAAGATATTTTAACGCCTGGTCTTTTACCTTGATTGTAAAAAGCAGATAAAATACGAAATTTCGGTGAATTTAACCAGTATTTATCTATTCTTTCTAAAGGAGGAGGATCAAAAATTCTTGAATACCATAACATAAATGCAAAAGCAAACATTGACGTCCATGCATTtccaaaaaataaaaaagatcCATTTGTATACTGTCCTTCAAAAAATCTTCTCCATAATGGCATGCGACTATAATTAGGACATTCTAAAA
The genomic region above belongs to Plasmodium reichenowi strain SY57 chromosome 13, whole genome shotgun sequence and contains:
- a CDS encoding hypothetical protein (conserved Plasmodium protein, unknown function), with the translated sequence MNVSRVLLSNSKILKRNIEFKEIFTPRWFLECPNYSRMPLWRRFFEGQYTNGSFLFFGNAWTSMFAFAFMLWYSRIFDPPPLERIDKYWLNSPKFRILSAFYNQGKRPGVKISLMTYEARYFYRGMDHPFTINEIKDLWFKLKENYLIESVPAIQYPYVFRQYNNVSSPSDLHVHLH